The stretch of DNA TCCCGATTTGTTGCCGGGATTGTGTTTGTATAGCGAACGCTGGCTGCAATCAGAAGTTTTTCCCCATTTTCGAGACTTGGCAAAACAACAAGTTTCTTTGAAAGATTACTTCGCTGACGAGCAGTTACAAAATAGTTTGGAAGCCCTGCCAGCAAATGACGATCGAAATGAGTGGGAAGTAGTCGGTTCTCAAAGCTTATCTACTTCTTCATCTAGCGTAGACGAACCTGCCAAAGTAAGCGCCAAAGAGCAAACGGTTAACTCTCTGAAAACTCAATTTCAGCGGACTAAAGCCATTATCGAATCAAAAGCATCGGCAGCCGAATCTACCGCAGGTACGGACGCGATCCCTAGCAATGGGCCAAGCAGCGATCGCGTATTTGCTAAAGGAGCGAGTTCCACCATTTTACAAAGCCCTCATCCTACCAACGTCCAAACTTTGCCAGCCGCCGAACGCACCAATCCAAAAGTATCGGCAGGCGCGAGCAAATCTACATCCGAAGGACAGCCGTACTCCAGCACCGTTGTCGCTGGCAGCCCCCCCCCAACTCAGTCTTTGCAGGAAAATAACCCCAGCACAGGCGAACCTCCATCGGAATTAAAAGGGTTTCCAGGTACGAGCGAGCCTCCTAAACCGAGCCAGGGAATCAAACGCACCCAGCACGGTAATCGATTTGGCCAACTCAACCCAAGCAATTGGCTTTCCCGCTCATCCTCAGGCTATCCTTCCCCCATCAAACAAATACCCCTCAAGTGGCTATTAGCAGGATTGTTGGGCATCGGAGCTTTTATATTTTTTATTGTTTGGGCGCAAAAAACATTGTTTTCCCAACAACCTCAACCAGCGCCCCAGCCAGTAGTACGGGAAGTCGAACCAGCACCATCACCCACTCCCCAATCAGATACTGCTCTGTTAAGCAGCCCTGGCCCAGTTACCCCCGAAATTGCCCGAATCGCGATCGACACTTGGTTGAATACGAAAACCAAGGCTTTTGGGCCAGACCATGAAGTTGACCAATTAAAAGAAATCTTAGCCAATCCCGCGCTCTCTCGCTGGCAAAGTCTAGCTCAAAGCGCCAAAAGAAGAAACTGGTATCGCGAGTTTAAACACGAGCTTAAGACAGACTCCATCAAAATTCGCCAGATCGACGCCAACCAAGCCAGAGTCGAAGCACAAGTCAGCGAATCCGCCCAGCACTTCCAAAATAATCAGCTGAATCAGAAAGAATCCTATAATTCCAACCTGCGCGTTCGTTATGACTTAGTGCGACAAAATGGCCAGTGGCGCATTCAAAACATGAGGGTACTTTAAGCGCAACCAAAAAAAATTAATTGATAGTTGACCCCATAGATTTTGGGGTCTTTTTTTTATGGGCCATTCCGGGAAATAGTTATGTCATGATTTCATGACATTTGCCTTGGTAGAGCCAGCGTAAATGTCATAGAATCATGACAAAATCCCCTCTTCTAGCCCATGACTGCGTAAATGTACTCATAATTGCCATCAAAACCCCTTGACCCGATCGGGATATTTTCTGCAACATATTGTTAACTTCACGATCCCCG from Leptolyngbyaceae cyanobacterium encodes:
- a CDS encoding IMS domain-containing protein gives rise to the protein MRIPLDYYRILGVPIQAAAEQLQQAYSDRIVQLPRREYSELAIAARKQLLDEAYVVLRDPEQRQAYDASFLSNSYDRSLLNSVAANGADLSASTTSTDRQLESATTAFAPPMSANGYPAPTIDITEDELIGALLILQELGEYELVLKLGRNYLHDRNADLGSNQFGDRKIIRQDIVLTVALACLELGREQWQQRRYEDAAQSLTEGQNLLLQEGIFANVRGEIQADLYKLRPYRILELVALPEEKVEERRQGLHLLREVLQERGGMDGNGNDRSGLTVDDFLRFIQQIRPYLTCAEQQVLFEDEARRPSAVATYLAVYALLARGFSQRQPALTRRAKLMLIRLGKRQDVHLEQAVCALLLGQTEEASRALEFSGEYESLAFIREHSQGAPDLLPGLCLYSERWLQSEVFPHFRDLAKQQVSLKDYFADEQLQNSLEALPANDDRNEWEVVGSQSLSTSSSSVDEPAKVSAKEQTVNSLKTQFQRTKAIIESKASAAESTAGTDAIPSNGPSSDRVFAKGASSTILQSPHPTNVQTLPAAERTNPKVSAGASKSTSEGQPYSSTVVAGSPPPTQSLQENNPSTGEPPSELKGFPGTSEPPKPSQGIKRTQHGNRFGQLNPSNWLSRSSSGYPSPIKQIPLKWLLAGLLGIGAFIFFIVWAQKTLFSQQPQPAPQPVVREVEPAPSPTPQSDTALLSSPGPVTPEIARIAIDTWLNTKTKAFGPDHEVDQLKEILANPALSRWQSLAQSAKRRNWYREFKHELKTDSIKIRQIDANQARVEAQVSESAQHFQNNQLNQKESYNSNLRVRYDLVRQNGQWRIQNMRVL